In Megalopta genalis isolate 19385.01 chromosome 16, iyMegGena1_principal, whole genome shotgun sequence, the following are encoded in one genomic region:
- the LOC117224618 gene encoding uncharacterized protein LOC117224618: MAAVEIFSSCVNYKYKSKICSLSFLVVLFFLILSFLTPFFIISYTGGFYIVNRVYAEKPDVLFNYKYMLLGYRDYKVNPIVCSVFTTYKSNKITDDCVLIKVQEVDTNSDGVKDILKFEAQFYTDTPIKNLMLLLFFDFKLKGTRKEKRGRAMSTRSKEKVVAAFRKFFRSSEKISEQEAASSSTSSPSRRLLGRHHRPDAVTPSDGALPENSTAGNSNHGTCFFKSKKSNGTTPAQGTADVPDKRVCLRRLMKELGEIQKTQHRLESTFTAELVNDNLFEWHVRLHKIDPESELAADMRELNIPCILLHVVFPENFPFAPPFMRVISPRIEKGFVMEGGAICMELLTPRGWASAYTIEAVITQFAASIVKGQGRVARKPKSNKEFNRRSAEESFRSLVKTHEKYGWVTPPLAEG, from the exons ATGGCGGCTGTAGAAATATTTTCAAGCTgtgttaattataaatataaaagtaaAATATGCTCTTTAAGTTTCCTCGTGGTATTATTCTTTTTAATATTATCGTTCCTCACACCGTTCTTTATTATCAGTTATACGGGAG GTTTTTATATAGTGAATCGTGTGTATGCAGAGAAACCTGATGTGTTATTTAATTACAAGTATATGTTATTAGGATACAGAGACTATAAGGTTAATCCTATCGTTTGTTCGGTGTTCACAacatataaaagtaataaaattacaGACGACTGTGTATTGATAAAG GTGCAAGAAGTAGACACGAACAGCGACGGAGTAAAAGACATTTTAAAATTCGAGGCTCAGTTCTATACAGATACGCCGATTAAGAATTTAATGCTTCTACTTTTCTTCGATTTTAAACTCAAG GGCACTAGGAAAGAAAAGCGAGGTCGAGCCATGTCTACGAGATCGAAAGAAAAGGTTGTGGCCGCGTTCCGAAAATTCTTCCGGTCGTCCGAGAAAATTTCCGAGCAGGAGGCAGCAAGCAGTTCGACGAGCTCGCCTTCGAGGAGGCTTCTCGGTCGACACCATCGTCCCGACGCGGTAACACCGTCGGATGGTGCTTTGCCCGAGAATTCAACTGCCGGTAATTCCAATCATGGAACTTGTTTCTTCAAGTCCAAGAAATCTAATGGAACAACACCAGCTCAG GGTACCGCCGATGTACCGGACAAAAGAGTTTGCTTGCGACGACTGATGAAGGAACTGGGCGAGATTCAAAAGACCCAGCATCGGCTCGAGTCTACCTTCACCGCGGAATTAGTTAACGACAATTTGTTCGAATGGCACGTCAGACTGCACAAGATCGACCCGGAGAGCGAACTGGCTGCCGACATGAGAGAGCTCAATATACCTTGCATCCTCTTACACGTCGTCTTCCCGGAGAACTTCCCTTTCGCGCCACCCTTCATGCGCGTTATATCTCCTAGAATCGAGAAAGGATTCGTTATGGAAGGCGGTGCTATTTGTATGGAACTTCTTACGCCGAGAGGTTGGGCCAGTGCTTACACCATCGAGGCCGTTATTACACAATTTGCCGCCAGCATCGTTAAAGGGCAG GGTCGCGTGGCGAGGAAGCCCAAGTCGAACAAGGAGTTCAATAGAAGATCCGCCGAAGAATCCTTCAGGAGTCTCGTCAAGACCCATGAGAAATACGGTTGGGTAACGCCACCGCTCGCCGAGGGTTGA
- the mnd gene encoding L-type amino acid transporter minidiscs, which translates to MPDKVAPAEKRVLRPIGSDSGSDTVKLQKELGLWDGVAIIVGIIVGAGIFVAPKGVLMNSNSVGQALIIWVFSGVLSLIGALCYAELGTMIPKSGGDYAYISDAFGPFPAFLYLWVAFFVLVPTGNAITALTFAEYILQPVWPGCVPPYEAVRLLAAVITCLLTVINCYNVKWATRVQDIFTATKIFALVIIIVAGFWWLCTGHTENFHRPMANTNTQPGYIALAIYSGLFSYSGWNYLNFVTEELKEPYKNLPKAICISLPLVTVIYVLVNVAYFAVLKQDEILSSNAVAVTFGDKLLGVMSWIMPFFVACSTFGALNGAIFASSRLFFVGARNGHLPAAIALINVQNLTPMPSLIFLCIITLALLSIEDVYVLINYVSFVEALFTTLSVSGLLWLRYKNPDRERPIKVSIVLPIIFFVICAFLVTVPCYVSPWEVGVGVIIILSGIPVYWIFIHWKKKPKWIVRSSHNLNMVCVKLFMCMQEQKSD; encoded by the exons ATGCCGGACAAAGTCGCGCCAGCCGAGAAGCGGGTCTTGAGGCCCATCGGGTCCGACTCCGGTTCCGATACCGTCAAATTGCAAAAGGAACTGGGATTATGGGACGGCGTGGCGATCATCGTCGGCATCATCGTCGGCGCCGGAATTTTCGTCGCGCCGAAAGGTGTTTTGATGAACAGCAACAGCGTGGGACAGGCGTTGATCATATGGGTGTTTTCCGGAGTGCTGTCGCTGATCGGAGCCCTGTGCTACGCCGAACTCG GTACGATGATTCCGAAATCTGGCGGCGATTACGCGTACATCAGCGACGCGTTCGGCCCGTTTCCGGCGTTTCTCTATCTCTGGGTAGCGTTCTTCGTTCTTGTTCCAACGGGGAACGCGATCACCGCCCTCACGTTCGCCGAGTACATTTTGCAACCAGTTTGGCCGGGTTGCGTGCCTCCCTACGAAGCGGTGCGTTTACTCGCCGCAGTCATCACTT GTTTATTGACAGTCATCAACTGTTACAACGTGAAATGGGCTACCAGAGTGCAGGACATCTTCACCGCCACGAAAATTTTCGCGCTCGTGATCATCATCGTAGCCGGATTCTGGTGGCTCTGCACGGGCCACACGGAGAATTTCCACCGTCCCATGGCCAACACCAACACGCAGCCCGGCTACATCGCTTTGGCCATTTATTCGGGCCTGTTTTCCTATTCGGGCTGGAACTACCTGAACTTCGTTACCGAGGAGCTGAAGGAACCGTACAA GAACCTACCGAAGGCTATTTGCATATCCTTGCCATTGGTTACGGTAATTTATGTTCTGGTGAACGTCGCTTACTTCGCCGTGTTGAAACAAGACGAGATTCTTTCGTCGAACGCGGTGGCGGTG ACGTTCGGGGACAAGCTGCTGGGCGTGATGTCTTGGATAATGCCATTTTTTGTGGCCTGCTCGACTTTCGGCGCCCTAAACGGAGCTATATTCGCGTCTTCGCGATTATTCTTCGTGGGGGCGAGAAACGGACACTTGCCTGCTGCCATTGCTCTCATCAACGTCCAGAACTTAACGCCGATGCCGTCCCTCATCTTCCTC TGCATTATCACCCTGGCACTTCTCAGCATAGAGGATGTATACGTGCTAATCAATTATGTCAGCTTCGTCGAGGCACTGTTCACTACGCTCTCCGTGTCTGGTCTCCTCTGGCTTCGCTACAAAAATCCAGACCGTGAACGACCGATCAAG GTCTCGATCGTGTTGCCGATCATATTTTTCGTTATCTGCGCGTTTTTGGTGACGGTTCCCTGCTACGTGTCGCCCTGGGAAGTGGGTGTCGGGGTAATAATCATCTTATCCGGTATACCTGTCTACTGGATTTTTATTCATTGGAAAAAGAAGCCTAAATGGATCGTGAGGTCGTCTC ATAATCTGAACATGGTGTGCGTGAAGCTGTTTATGTGCATGCAGGAGCAGAAAAGCGATTGA
- the LOC117224507 gene encoding centromere protein I: MDVEKNICVQFLTNLKANGKIYSGFETSLNTLQTYAASRGLEDDDMNLLINVIINTDLGATKLIGLIKCLVPRYKIPEQTFKLITAWWLSSVNKLPITVSINIIQWIVGLWNHRLINNKVLNIYYSNLFYIMLKKGSLEKYIAQLIYVLTKPQDVTRRDVTRLIKLHQKYSRPQKHIVVLLSLFKSYKPELVPEQVESVNLEIVWRPIPEGLQGMLQSAKDRLEIQETQSQNSKQFNWNTFQYGRTNKSVTPLLPSVQYFQIGSNVFKEKDTKTIFDISNVEDLGKSYFNLELPCTAISLLANTAGYHLLTYADFHYQSRFAYNLYNTLIRALILEGEKFSEEEINNLLDMTVQFLRYMQQGILVVGRFLGEYLYFNTGEHQSKILALLQWMTLASVSDLQEKVLAHLKNMYYESSLKGKCEIIKTLRILIINLFVNHGFEECRRGSSAPFLKQAPVDNLEDIMAILTEFVKDLIVSGLNIHIYDTSLLSEALLFYEEVFKLETRSTILSFTLAPPAVIYGGFLSPSCATLSRICKLLLRYHQRSIKLKKKRHQHNLLLTRSIRMISIYAQDIINALWHDKPFTKRKNKYFLSSFPKKILDDLEYCNLNHLLNISNHCAILPCKSILSRSGLGISTKKDSEYISIHYYPIIYEFIKTFKTS, from the exons ATGGACGTAGAAAAGAATATTTGTGTACAGTTTTTAACAAACTTAAAAG CAAACGGAAAAATATACTCTGGTTTTGAAACATCGCTTAATACATTACAAACTTATGCAGCATCGAGGGGCTTGGAGGACGATGATATGAATTTACTAATaaatgttattataaatacAGATTTAG GTGCTACTAAATTAATAGGCTTAATAAAATGTTTAGTTCCAAGGTATAAAATACCTGAACAAACGTTTAAATTGATTACCGCATGGTGGTTATCGTCTGTGAATAAGTTACCAATTACAGtctctattaatattatacaatggATAGTTG GTTTGTGGAATCATCGATTAATAAATAACAAggtgttaaatatatattatagcaaCTTATTTTACATAATGCTGAAGAAAGGAAGTCTg GAAAAGTATATAGCACAACTTATTTATGTATTAACCAAACCTCAAGATGTAACACGTAGAGATGTGACACGATTGATCAAGTTACATCAGAAATATTCTAGACCTCAGAAACATATTGTTGTATTATTATC ATTATTCAAATCTTACAAACCTGAACTTGTTCCTGAACAAGTTGAATCTGTAAATCTAGAGATTGTATGGAGACCGATACCAGAGGGACTGCAAGGAATGCTACAAAGTGCTAAAGATCGCTTAGAAATTCAAGAAACACAATCCCAAAACTCTAAACAATTTAATTGGAATACATTTCAG TATGGTAGAACAAACAAATCGGTGACTCCGCTGTTACCATCTGTACAATATTTCCAAATTGGCTCTAATGTTTTTAAAGAAAAGGATACAAAAACTATTTTTGATATATCCAA TGTAGAAGATTTGGGAAAATCGTATTTTAACTTGGAATTGCCGTGTACTGCAATATCTCTTTTAGCTAATACAGCTGGATATCATCTTCTTACATACGCAGATTTTCATTATCAAAGTAGATTTGCCTACAATCTTTATAATACTTTAATAAGAG CATTAATTCTGGAAGGCGAGAAATTTTCTGaggaagaaattaataatttactCGATATGACTGTTCAATTTTTGCGGTACATGCAACAGGGTATACTTGTTGTTGGTCGTTTCCTCGGTGAATATCTTTATTTTAATACGGGAGAACACCAATCGAAGATACTAGCCTTATTACAATGGATGACACTGGCATCTGTTAGTG ACTTACAAGAAAAAGTATTGGCACACTTGAAAAACATGTATTACGAATCTTCATTAAAAGGAAAATGTGAAATTATCAAAACATTAAGGATATTGATTATAAACTTG tttgttaatcatggatttgaagaatgCCGTCGAGGAAGTTCGGCCCCATTTCTGAAGCAAGCTCCAGTGGATAACTTGGAAGATATTATGGCTATTCTTACAGAATTCGTCAAAGATCTTATTGTATCTGGCttaaatattcatatttatgATACTTCACTACTTTCAGAAGCTTTGTTATTTTATGAAGAG GTTTTTAAATTGGAAACCCGTAGTACAATATTATCGTTCACATTAGCACCACCAGCAGTAATATACGGAGGTTTCCTTTCACCAAGTTGTGCAACTTTATCGAGGatttgtaaattattattaag GTATCACCAAAGGAgtataaaattaaagaaaaagcgACATCAACATAACTTATTACTAACAAGAAGTATTAGGATGATATCTATTTATGCTCAAGATATTATAAATGCACTCTGGCACGATAAG CCATTTACTAAACGGAAGAATAAATACTTCTTAAGTTCCTTTCCAAAGAAAATATTAGATGATTTGGAATATTGTAACTTAAATCACCTCTTAAATATTAGTAATCATTGTGCTATTTTACCTTGTAAGAGCATACTAAGCAGAAGTGGACTTGGGATTAGCACAAAGAAG GATTCCGAATATATATCTATACATTATTATCCGATTATATATGAATTTATTAAGACATTTAAAACTTCATAG